In a genomic window of Brassica rapa cultivar Chiifu-401-42 chromosome A10, CAAS_Brap_v3.01, whole genome shotgun sequence:
- the LOC103847466 gene encoding ribonuclease II, chloroplastic/mitochondrial has translation MMSVRAINDCFIIRTATTGAAPPVSLFRHRIQRLRSSHLREFSKLGFGFPLLRQNTGGGDAPSCSACIHSLVESVSQEHESVSRRKRSRLSVRASVKVKLTSYGEVVEDKLVNQELEAGLLLEFKKDPERVLLAVTHRPDGKKNWMVFDQNGVSSSIKPQQITYIVPGVYNFDHTGLTDFLHRAQDNLDTQLLEFAWMELLEKNKPVTPEELAEIIYGRSDPLESYCAHFLLSKDEIYFSVLESKGSRSIYSPRRTEQVEELLRRQRVKEAEEREFEEFIQLLKSAKNAPSHTKPPKSSWLANDKVRENIDSLKAYAIDAWASIDQRKLAGVILKSMGLQKTAVSALNLLIDIGYFPVHVNLDLLKLNLPTDHSDAIVEAAEILLSESSDLDAARRIDLTHLKVYAIDVDEADELDDALSATRLQDGRIKIWIHVADPARYVTPGSKVDREARRRGTSVFLPTATYPMFPEKLAMEGMSLRQGETCNAVSVSVVLRSDGSIAEYSVENSIIRPTYMLTYESAAELLHMNLQEEVELRLLSEAAFLRSQWRHEQGAVDTTTLETRIKVVNPEDPEPLINLYVENQADPAMRLVFEMMILCGEVIATFGSQHNIPLPYRGQPQSNIDVSAFAHLPEGPVRSASIVKVMRAAEMNFRCPVRHGVLGIPGYVQFTSPIRRYMDLTAHYQIKAFLRGGDNFPFSAGELEGIAASVNMQNRVVRKLCNSGLRYWVIEFLRRQQKGKKYTALILRFVKDRIASLLLVEVGFQATAWVSEGKQVGDEVEVRVEEAHPRDDLILLKEVL, from the exons ATGATGTCGGTGAGGGCAATCAACGATTGCTTCATCATCCGCACCGCCACCACCGGCGCCGCTCCTCCCGTCTCTCTATTTCGCCACCGTATTCAGCGACTCAGATCGTCTCATCTCCGCGAATTCTCGAAATTAGGTTTCGGTTTTCCACTACTGCGACAGAACACCGGTGGCGGCGATGCTCCGAGCTGCTCGGCGTGCATTCATAGTCTCGTCGAAAGTGTTTCCCAAGAGCACGAATCAGTCAGCAGGCGGAAGCGAAGCCGACTCAGCGTTCGCGCCAGTGTCAA GGTGAAATTAACAAGCTACGGAGAGGTTGTTGAGGATAAGCTAGTGAACCAGGAACTGGAGGCGGGTTTGCTTCTGGAGTTCAAGAAGGATCCAGAGAGGGTACTGTTGGCTGTCACTCATAGACCTGATGGCAAGAAGAACTGGATGGTCTTTGATCAG AATGGTGTTTCTTCTTCCATTAAACCGCAGCAAATTACGTACATCGTCCCAGGTGTTTATAATTTCGACCATACAGGACTTACTGATTTTCTCCACAGGGCTCAGGATAACTTG GATACTCAACTGCTTGAGTTTGCTTGGatggagttgcttgagaagaaCAAACCTGTGACGCCAGAAGAGTTAGCTGAG attattTATGGTCGCTCAGATCCTCTCGAAAGCTATTGTGCTCATTTTTTGCTCTCAAAAGACGAGATATACTTTTCTGTATTGGAGTCAAAAGGTTCTCGATCAATCTATAGCCCCCGCCGTACTGAACAG GTGGAAGAACTTTTACGCAGGCAACGTGTGAAGGAGGCAGAAGAAAGAGAGTTTGAGGAGTTTATTCAGTTGCTGAAGTCTGCCAAGAACGCGCCTAGTCACACTAAGCCCCCCAAATCTTCATGGTTAGCTAATGATAAAGTGCGAGAAAATATCGACTCACTTAAAGCTTATGCTATTGATGCGTGGGCAAGCATTGACCAACGCAAATTGGCCGGAGTG ATCTTAAAATCCATGGGATTACAGAAAACGGCTGTCTCGGCACTAAACCTTCTCATAGATATTGGATATTTTCCTGTACATGTCAATCTTGATCTACTTAAACTGAATCTCCCCACCGACCACTCCGATGCAATCGTTGAAGCTGCTGAAATTCTTCTTTCAGAGTCATCTGATCTTGATGCG GCTAGGAGGATCGACCTCACACACTTGAAGGTATATGCAATTGATGTTGATGAGGCTGATGAG CTTGACGATGCCCTGAGTGCAACGAGATTGCAGGATGGACGGATAAAGATCTGGATACATGTTGCTGATCCTGCTAGATATGTTACACCTGGGAGCAAAGTGGACAG AGAGGCAAGGAGAAGGGGAACTTCTGTCTTTCTTCCCACCGCTACTTATCCCATGTTTCCAGAAAAACTTGCCATGGAAGGAATGAGTTTGAGACAAGGAGAAACATGCAATGCTGTCTCTGTGTCTGTTGTCCTCCGTTCTGATGGCAG CATTGCAGAATATTCGGTAGAAAATTCGATCATCAGACCGACCTATATGTTGACATATGAAAGTGCTGCTGAGCTGCTTCACATGAACCTCCAAGAGGAGGTTGAACTGAGGTTGCTGTCCGAAGCAGCTTTCCTCCGCTCTCAATGGCGCCATGAACAG GGTGCAGTGGACACTACTACACTGGAAACTCGTATCAAAGTGGTGAATCCTGAAGATCCAGAACCGTTGATTAATCTCTATGTAGAGAATCAGGCAGACCCGGCAATGAGACTTGTCTTTGAAATGATGATACTTTGTGGGGAGGTTATAGCAACGTTTGGGTCTCAGCACAATATTCCATTGCCATATAGAGGACAGCCACAGTCAAACATTGACGTGTCTGCATTTGCGCATCTTCCAGAAGGACCTGTTCGTTCTGCATCCATTGTCAAAGTAATGCGTGCTGCAGAAATGAATTTCAGATGTCCTGTTCGACATGGAGTGCTCGGAATTCCGGGTTACGTTCAGTTCACATCTCCCATTCGTCGATACATGGATCTTACCGCACACTACCAG ATAAAGGCTTTTCTTAGAGGAGGTGACAATTTTCCATTCTCAGCTGGTGAGCTAGAAGGTATAGCAGCGTCCGTAAACATGCAAAACCGAGTGGTGAGAAAACTATGCAACAGTGGTCTTCGTTATTGGGTAATAGAGTTTCTCAGAAGACaacaaaagggtaaaaaatACACCGCGTTGATCTTGAGATTTGTCAAAGACCGTATCGCATCCCTTTTGTTGGTTGAG GTGGGGTTTCAAGCAACCGCATGGGTATCAGAAGGAAAACAAGTGGGAGATGAAGTCGAAGTTCGAGTAGAAGAAGCTCATCCCCGTGACGACCTTATCCTTCTCAAAGAAGTCCTCTAG
- the LOC103847467 gene encoding uncharacterized protein At5g02240, with the protein MANLPTVLVTGASGRTGQIVYKKLKERSDKFVAKGLVRTPEGKEKIGGEDDVFIGDIRDAESITPAIQGIDALVILTSAVPKMKPGFDPTKGGRPEFIFDDGQYPEQVDWIGQKNQIDAAKAAGVKHIVLVGSMGGTNPDHPLNKLGNGNILIWKRKAEQYLADSGTPYTIIRAGGLLDKEGGARELLVGKDDELLQTDTKTVPRADVAEVCIQALLFEEAKNKAFDLGSKPEGTSSPTNDFKALFSQVTARF; encoded by the exons ATGGCGAATCTCCCCACCGTTCTCGTTACCGGCGCTAGTGGCAGAACAG GTCAGATTGTGTACAAGAAGCTGAAGGAGAGGTCAGACAAGTTTGTGGCGAAGGGGTTAGTGAGAACTCCTGAAGGGAAAGAGAAGATTGGAGGAGAAGATGATGTGTTCATTGGTGATATAAGGGATGCTGAGAGCATCACCCCTGCGATTCAAGGGATCGATGCGCTTGTGATTCTCACTAGCGCTGTGCCCAAGATGAAACCTGGGTTTGATCCCACTAAAGGTGGAAGACCTGAGTTCATTTTCGATGATGGACAATACCCTGAACAG GTTGATTGGATTGGGCAGAAGAACCAAATAGATGCTG CCAAGGCTGCTGGTGTTAAGCATATTGTCTTGGTTGGGTCCATGGGTGGAACAAATCCTGATCATCCTCTCAACAAACTCGGAAATGGGAATATACTG ATTTGGAAGAGGAAAGCTGAACAGTACCTTGCTGATTCTGGAACTCCTTACACAATAATCAG AGCTGGAGGACTTCTAGACAAAGAAGGAGGTGCACGAGAGCTCCTAGTTGGTAAAGACGATGAGCTTCTTCAAACAGACACCAAAACCGTCCCCAGGGCTGATGTTGCTGAAGTCTGCATTCAG GCATTGCTGTTCGAGGAAGCTAAGAACAAAGCATTTGATCTCGGCTCAAAACCAGAGGGAACCAGTTCTCCCACCAATGACTTCAAGGCTCTCTTCTCTCAAGTCACCGCTCGTTTTTAG
- the LOC103847468 gene encoding uncharacterized protein C24B11.05, producing the protein MQIAFSDRKEPERVPYINSFYDSLYPSPAPFSLLTYSALSPSAFASFCSKLKRMEFENRYGIATTQKYDCLLFDLDDTLYPLSTGIARECGQNIKDYMVEELGIPKDKIVELSNLLYKNYGTTMAGLRAIGYDFDYDEYHSFVHGRLPYDNIKPDPVLRSLLLSLPLRKVIFTNADRVHAVKALKRLGLEDCFEGIICFETLNPTHTKTASGNTDIFDIVGHFDRSESVSLLPKTPIVCKPSDSAIENALEIANIDPSRTLFFEDSVRNVQAGKRVGLDTVLVGASNKVKGADYVLENIHNMKEALPELWKSDRKSADVGYSGKVAVETPVTA; encoded by the exons atgcaaATAGCTTTTAGTGATCGAAAAGAGCCAGAGAGAGTTCCCTATATAAACTCCTTCTATGACTCTCTCTATCCCTCCCCCGCACCTTTCTCTCTCTTAACATACTCTGCTCTTTCTCCCTCTGCATTCGCCAGTTTCTGTTCTAAGCTTAAG AGAATGGAGTTCGAAAACCGGTACGGAATTGCAACGACGCAGAAGTACGACTGTCTCTTGTTCG ATTTGGACGATACTCTTTATCCTCTTAGCACCGGAATCGCAAGAGAGTGTGGGCAGAACATCAAAG ATTATATGGTCGAGGAACTCGGTATACCGAAAGACAAAATCGTTGAATTGTCTAATCTTCTCTACAAGAACTATGGAACAACAATGGCCGGTCTTAGA GCGATCGGATATGACTTTGACTACGATGAATATCATAGCTTCGTCCACGGTCGTTTACCGTACGACAACATAAAACCCGACCCTGTGCTTCGAAGCCTCTTGCTTAGCCTTCCTCTACGCAAAGTC ATATTTACAAACGCGGATAGAGTTCACGCGGTCAAGGCGTTGAAGAGGCTTGGATTAGAGGATTGTTTCGAAGGGATCATATGTTTCGAAACGCTTAACCCGACGCATACAAAGACTGCGTCTGGAAATACCGATATATTTGATATTGTTGGACATTTCGACCGGTCTGAATCGGTTAGTTTACTTCCGAAAACGCCTATCGTGTGTAAACCGTCCGACTCCGCTATTGAGAACGCTCTCGAAATCGCCAATATTGACCCTAGCCGAACG CTGTTCTTTGAGGACAGTGTTCGAAATGTACAAGCTGGAAAACGCGTTGGTCTCGACACAGTTCTG gttgGTGCATCAAACAAAGTCAAAGGAGCCGATTACGTGTTGGAAAACATTCACAACATGAAGGAGGCGTTACCGGAGTTATGGAAATCGGACAGAAAATCGGCTGATGTTGGATATTCCGGCAAGGTCGCCGTCGAGACACCTGTTACAGCTTAG